Genomic window (Streptomyces clavuligerus):
TCCGAACCCGATCCGAACCCGCCCGTGCAACCGGACCGAATCCGCCCGTACCCCGACGAGGAGCCTCTCCCATGGCCCACCCGCCCGCCACCGCGACCGGCGACAGCGATTCGGCTCCCGAGGGCTGGTGGGTGTTCCGCGGGCCCGCCGAGCTGCCCGAGCCGCCGCCCTGGCGCCGCTTCCCCGTCTCCCGCCGCGGTCCGCACGCCCAGCGCCATCTGATGAGCCCCGAGGAGATCTCCGTCGTCAACGCCGCGATCCATCTGCGCCGCCCCCTCCTCGTCACGGGACGGCCCGGTACCGGCAAGAGTTCCCTGGCCCGCGCGCTCGCGGCCGATCTCGGCCTCGGCGATGTGCTGCGCTGGTCCGTCAACAGCCGCTCCACCCTGGCGGACGCGCTCTACCGCTACGACGCCGTCGGCCGACTGCGCGAGGCGTCGCTCCAGCGGGAACGCGAACCGCTCCGGGGCGCGGCGCGCCGACTGCGCCGCCGTACCGGACAGGGCTCGGACATCGGCACCTATCTGCGTCTGGGGCCGCTCGGCACCGCGCTCGCCGCCACCGGCGGACCGCGTGTGCTGCTCATCGACGAGCTGGACAAGTCGGATATCGACCTCCCCAACGATCTGCTGGTGGTCCTGGAGGAGGGCGAGTTCGAGATCCCCGAGCTGGCCCGGCTGCCCGAGCGCCGGCGGACCGCCGACGTCCTCGCCACCGGCAGTCTGGACCGGGTGCGGGTCCACCGCGGGACGGTGTCCTGCGCCCACTTCCCGGTCGTCGTGATGACCAGCAACGGTGAACGGGAGTTCCCGCCCGCCTTCCTCCGCCGCTGTGTCCGGCTCGACCTGCGCGACCCCGACGAGGCGAGGCTGCGCGACATCGTGCGGCAGAACCTCGGCGAGGACGCCCTCGCGCAGGCCGAGGATCTGATCGATGTGTTCCTGCGCCGGGCCGCGGCGCAGACCCTGGCGACCGATCAGCTCCTCGCCGCGGTCCATCTCCGGGTCACCGGCGCCGACCTGAGCCGCGAGGAGCTGCTGAACGCCGTTCTGCACCGGCTGGACGAAGCCTTCCCCGCATGATCGAGCGGCTGCGTCAGGCCCTGGGCGGGATGGGGTACGACCTCGGTGCCGCCGAACTCCTCGACGTCCTGTGGCTGGCACGGGTGCTGAACGATGCCGCCGCGACCGCCGCCACCGCCGACGGCACAGCACCCGGTACCGCCGCGACCGGCCCCGGACAGCCCTCGGACGACGCGCTGGAGCCGCGCCCTTCCGGCAGCGGCGAGCGGACGGGCGCCGACCCGCTGTCCGGCACCCCGGCACCGTCCGGGGCGCCGGACGGTACCGGGGACGCGCCCGCCGCCGAGCGGCGGCACAGCCTGTTCGCCGCGCACACCGCCCCCGCCGGGGCGGCCGGTGCCCCGGCCCGTGCCGTCCGCTCCCCCGGGCCGCGCGCCCTTCCGGGGCTGCACGCCCTGGCCAGGTCGCTGCGTCCGCTGCGCGGCCACCGCGACCACCGCCACCGTACGGTCGCGGACATCGAGGCCACCGTCCGGCTGACGGCGGAGTCGGGTCTGTTCGACATCGTCGACCGCCCCGAGCAGGAGCTGCGGCACAGCGCCGTCCTGCTCGTCGACGCCTCGGCCTCCCTGCGGGTGTGGCAGCCGCTCGTCCGGGACGTCCGGCGGCTGCTGGAACGCGGCGGGGTCTTCCGGGCGGTCCACGTCCACCGCTTCGACCCGCGGGGCGCGAGCCGGGCCGGTTCCGTGGCCCGGTCGGAGTCCCCCGTCGTCCTCGTGCTGACCGACGGCGTCGACGGGGCATGGCAGGGGCGGGCGGCGCGCCGGTTCCTCGGGGCGTGGGAGCGGTCGGGTCCGCTGGTCGTCCTTCCGCCCCTGCCGCGCCGGCTGTGGCGCGGCACGGCCTTCGACGCCGTGCCCCAGCTCCTCGTCGCGGAACGCAGATTCGCCCCGAACAGCGCGCTCGGCGTGATCGACCCCCTCGGCGGCGGCCCGGTGGAACAGGGCACGGGCCGGCTGCCGGTGCCCGTGGTGCCGCTCTCGCCCGCCGGTCTCTCGGCCTGGGCCAGGCTCCTCACCCGGCCCGGGGTGCCCCAGCTCCTCGACACCGTCCTGCTCGACGGCCACGGGGAGCCGGGCGCGCCCGGCACGGGCGCACTCTCCGTGGCCGTGCCGGAACCGTCGGCGGAGGAACGGCTGGACCGCTTCCGGGCCTCGTTCTCCCCGGACGCGTACCGGCTGGCCGTGCGGCTCTCCGCGATCCGTCCACTGAGCCTGCCCGTCATCCAGCTCCTGCGCATCGCGACCCTGCCCGCCGCCGCCCCCGCCGTCGTCGCCGAGGTGTTCCTCGGGGGCGTCCTCCAGCCGCTGCCGGACGGAGCACCTGCCGCAGGGCTGCCGTCGGCCGTGGCCGGTGGCCCGGGTGAACCTCTGTACGACTTCGCGCCCGGGGTACGGGACCTGCTGGCGAGCGGCCTCGGCACCGAGCAGTCCATCGAGGTCGTCGAGGCGGTCGGCCGGGCGCTCGAACCGTACATGGGCCGGCTGCCGGACTTCGCGGCGCTGCTCGCCGACCCCGGGGGCAGCGCCCGCCTGTCGTCTGCGGCGAGCGCGTTCGCGGTGCTCATCGGCCCGGCGCTGGACCGGCTGTACGGCGGGAGCAGGACGGCGGTCCCGGGCGGGGCCGAGGCGCCGGGGACGGTGGCCGGGCCGGGGCGGCGACCCCCGTCCGGCTCCCTGCGGTTCACCGTGTTCGGCCCTCATCTGGCCCGGCTGGGGGACGAACCGCTCGCGGTGGGCCCGCCCGAGCGGCGGGCCGTCCTGGCGGCGCTCCTGCTGCACGGGCGTCGGTCCGTGTCGGTCCTGGAGCTGCCGGACGCCGTGTGGGGCGAGGACGCGCCGGAGTCCGCCCCGCGCACGGTGTCGGCCCATGTCTCGGCGCTGAGCCGCGTTCTCGCTCCCTTCGGCTGCGTCGTCGAGGAGCAGCCGGACGGGTACCGCCTCCGCGCCGGAGCGGGCGGTGCCGCGGTCCCTCTCGACCTGGACACGGCCGAACGGCTCCATGCCGAGGCCAAGTCGGCCTACGCGTCCGGCGACCCCGCGGCGGCGCGGCGGCTGCTCATCGAGGCGTGCGCCCCGCTGGACGGCACCCCGCTGGAGGGGGTCCCGGGGCCCTATGCCGAGGCCCAGCGTGCCCGGCTGGACGAGTGGCGGCTCCTGCTCGTCGAGAGCCGGGTGGATCTCGATCTGGCGCTCGGAGAGTACGGGGCGCTGCTGCCACGGCTGGGGCGTCTGGTATCGGTCCATCCGCTGCGGGAGCGTATGCGGGCCCAGTTGATGGTGGCGCTGTACCGGACCGGACAGGTGGCCGAGGCACTGGCCGCGTACGCCGATGTCCGGCGCCTCCTCGCCGAGGAGCTGGGCATCGAACCGGGGCGTGAACTCCGTTCCGTGCAGCGGTCCATCCTGCAAGGGCTTCCCGCCGACGCGCTGCGCACCGGCTACCACCCGGCCCTCGCGCCCCCGGTCGCACCGGACGAGCCGTCGTGGCCACCCGCCGAGGGCGTGTGCTTCGCCGTACTGGGCCCCGTCCGGACCTGGCGGTCGGGCGTGGCCCAGCCGAGCGGGTCACCCCAGCAACGGGCTCTCCTCGCCGCCCTGTTGCTGCGGCAAGGACGCACCGCCACCGCCTCGGAGCTGATCGACGCTGTCTGGGGCGACGACCCGCCGTCCCAGGCCCTCGCCGCCACCCGTACCTACGCGGCACGGCTGCGCAAGGCCCTCGGGTCAGGGGTGCTGGTGCGCGAGGCCGGTGGATACGCGCTCCGCTTCGCACCCGGCAGTCTGGATCTCAATGTGGCGGGCGACCTGGCGGCGGAGGCGGAGCGGGCGCGCACCGCGGACGATCTTCCCCGGGCCCGCGAACTGCTCGTCCGGTCCCTCGCCCTGTGGGACAGCGAACCCCTCGCCTCCGTACCCGGCCCCTACGCCGAGAACCAGCGCGCCAGACTGCACGAGTGGCGGCTCCAGCTCCTGGAGACCCGTATCGACCTGGACCTCGAACAGGGCGCGCACGCCGAGGCCGTCCCCGAGCTGACCGCGCTCACCGCCGCGCACCCACTGCGCGAGCGGCTGCGTGAGCTGCTGATGCTGGCCCTGTACCGGTCCGGTCGGCAGGCCGAGGCGCTGGCCGTGTACGCCGACACCCGGCGTCTCCTCGCCGACGAGCTGGGCGTCGACCCCCGCCCAGAGCTGTTCCAGCTCCAGCAGCGCATCCTGCGCGGCGACGGCGATCTCCTGCTGCCCCCTGTCGGCGGGTCCGCCGGAAGACCACCGTCCGATACACCCCGGCCCGCCATGCTCCCCGCCGCGATCGCGGACTTCACCGGCGACGCCCGGTTCCTCCGGCAGCTCAGCGAACGGTTGGCGGGCACGGGGAGCGGCGACGCACCCGCGCCCCCGGTGCTGGTACTGGCCGGGATCGGCGGGGTCGGCAAGACCTGTCTCGCCGTGCAGGTCGCCCATGAGACCCGTGGATACTTCCCGGACGGCCAGCTCTATGCCGACCTCCAAGGCGCGGGGGCGCGGGCGACGCCCCCGGAGGAGGCCCTCGGTGTCTTCCTCCGGGCGCTCGGCACACCCGACTCGGCGATCCCGGACTCCCTCGACGAGCGGGCCGCGCTCTACCGCGCCGTGCTGGACGGCCGCCGGGTCCTGGTGCTGCTGGACAACGCGCGGGACGCCGCGCAGGTCCGGCCGCTGCTGCCCGGCACGGCGGGCTGCGCGACCCTGGTGACCAGCCGGACCCGTATGGCCGAGTTGGCCGGGGCGCATCTGGTGGACCTCGACGCGATGTCCCCGGAGGCGGCCCTGCGGCTGTTCACCCGGATCGTGGGCGAGGAACGGGTGGCGGAGGAGCGCGAGGCGGCGCTCGACGTGGTCGCCGCGTGCGGTTTTCTGCCGCTCGCCCTCCGGATCGCCGCCTCCCGGCTGGCCGCGCGCCGCGCCTGGACCATCTCGGCCCTGGCCGCCGGGCTCGCCGACGAGCGGCGGCGCCTCGACGAACTCCAGATGGGCGACCTCGCCGTCAAAGCCACCTTCGAACTCGGCTACGGCCAACTGGAACCGGCCCGGGCCCGCGCCTTCCGCCTCCTCTCGCTCGCCGACGGCCCGGACATCTCCCTGGCCGCCGCCGCCGCGCTGCTCGCCCTGCCGGAAGAGGGGGCCAGGGAACTGCTGGAGTCCCTCGTCGACACCTCTCTGCTGGAATCCTCCGAGCCGGGCCGCTACCGGTACCACGACCTGGTGCGGCTCTATGCGCGCTCCTGCGCCGAGCGGGACGAACGGCCTCCGGGGGAAGGCGAATCGGCGCTGTCGCGGCTGCTGGACTTCTATCTGGCGACGGCGGTGCGTGTGTACGCGATCGAACGTCCCGGGGACCGGCTGATCGACCATCTGGAGCGCTCGGCGCACCCGGGGCTGGTCCTCGACGGCTCCGACGATGCCCTGGACTGGCTGTACCGGGAGGCCCCCTGCCTCCTCGCCTGCGCGGGACAGTCGTCCGGTCCGATCCGGTTGCGCCGGGCCGTGGATCTCCTCTGGGCGGTGCAGGACCTCAGCGAGTCGGGGGCCTACTCCGGTCTGTACACGCACACCGCTCACGCCCTGCTCACGGCCGCCCAGCGAGCGGGTGACGAGCACGCGGAGGGCAGGGCGGCCCTGACGGTGTCCCGCGCGGGGACGGTCCTGGGCCGGTTCGCCGAGGCCGAGGAGTTGGCGGAGCACGCGCTGCGGCAGGCTTCGGTGTCCCGGGACCGGGCCGCCGTCTGCCGCGCCGAGGTCCTGGTGGGGACGATCGCCCTCCAGCAGGGGCGTCTCCACGAGGCCGAGCGCCACTGCGCCCGCGCCGTCGACGCCTTCCGGGCGGACGGCGACCGCACCGGAGAGGCCGCCGCCCTGGTCGGTCTGGCCCGGGTGCGCCTGGCCCGGGGGCTTGTCCCCGGTGCCGTCATGCTCGGTCGGCAGGCCGTCGCCGTCCATGACGAGGTCGGCCTTCCGCTCCGGGGGGCGAACGCGCGCTACGCGCTGGGCATCGCCCTCACTCAGGCGGGTCGGCACGACGAGGCGCGGACCGTTCTCCAGCAGGCCCAGGAGGTGTTCCGCGATCACCGTCGGCCGCTGTGGGAGGGCATGGCCTTCTCCCGGCTCGCGGAGCTGGAACTCGCGGCGGAGCACCCGCGACGGGCAGCCGCCCACGCCGAACAGGCCCTGGCACAGCTCTCCAGGTCCGGCGGCGACTGGCGGCGCGGCGCCGTCCTGGTCACGCTGGGGCGCGCGCTGCACGCCATGGAGCAGACCGACCGTGCCCGCGTCTGCTGGCAGGAGGCGCTGACCCTCTTCGAGGGCCATGACACAGCGGAGACCGGGAAGGCCGAGGAGGTGCGCGGGCTCCTCGGGAGCACGGCGGCGCTGTCGTCGGCCTCTCCCCTCCCGGGGACGTCTTCTCTCCCGGGAGGGAACGGGGAGGCGCGCGGGACCGGCTAGAAGGGGACGGCGTCGGCGCGGTCGGCGTGCCAGTTGGTGGCGACGGGCTTGGCGACGAGGGCGGTGTCGGGGAGCTTGAGCGAGATCGGGTCCGGGTCCTCGTGGGCCGCGGAGACGATGAGGTACTCGTACTGCGTGCCGTGGTTGTCGTTGGTGGTCTTGGGGTTGACCCCGGCGTAGGCCCGGGTGGCGCCGGAGAGCTTGACCGTGGCGCTCACGGCCTGTTCGGCGGGGGTGGCGTGGGAGTCGAGTGCGGAGCCGAAGGCAACAGCGGCGGGCTTGCCCTCCAGGTAGCAGGTGATGCCCGGCTTGGCCTTGGCGGTGATCAGGTAGTAGCCGCCTGCCTGGGTCTCCACGCCGACGGTGAAGTTCAGGTCGTTCGTGGTGCAGAGCCGACCGGCGCGGGCCTTCTCGGGGGAGCCGGTGGTGGCGGTGCTGGTGGGGGTGACGCCGCCGTCGACGCCGGTGGCGGAGGCGGGGGCGGTGGCTCCACCATCGGCGGTGGCGGTGGCGGTCTCCTCACCGCTTCCCGTGGCGGCCCGGCCGTCGGGGCTCGCGCCGATGCTCGCCTCGGAGGCGTCGCTCTTGCTGTCGCCGTTGTCGTCCTTGGCGGAGGAGCAGCCGGTGACGGCGAGCGACAGGGACACGG
Coding sequences:
- a CDS encoding AAA family ATPase — protein: MAHPPATATGDSDSAPEGWWVFRGPAELPEPPPWRRFPVSRRGPHAQRHLMSPEEISVVNAAIHLRRPLLVTGRPGTGKSSLARALAADLGLGDVLRWSVNSRSTLADALYRYDAVGRLREASLQREREPLRGAARRLRRRTGQGSDIGTYLRLGPLGTALAATGGPRVLLIDELDKSDIDLPNDLLVVLEEGEFEIPELARLPERRRTADVLATGSLDRVRVHRGTVSCAHFPVVVMTSNGEREFPPAFLRRCVRLDLRDPDEARLRDIVRQNLGEDALAQAEDLIDVFLRRAAAQTLATDQLLAAVHLRVTGADLSREELLNAVLHRLDEAFPA
- a CDS encoding SAV_2336 N-terminal domain-related protein, producing the protein MIERLRQALGGMGYDLGAAELLDVLWLARVLNDAAATAATADGTAPGTAATGPGQPSDDALEPRPSGSGERTGADPLSGTPAPSGAPDGTGDAPAAERRHSLFAAHTAPAGAAGAPARAVRSPGPRALPGLHALARSLRPLRGHRDHRHRTVADIEATVRLTAESGLFDIVDRPEQELRHSAVLLVDASASLRVWQPLVRDVRRLLERGGVFRAVHVHRFDPRGASRAGSVARSESPVVLVLTDGVDGAWQGRAARRFLGAWERSGPLVVLPPLPRRLWRGTAFDAVPQLLVAERRFAPNSALGVIDPLGGGPVEQGTGRLPVPVVPLSPAGLSAWARLLTRPGVPQLLDTVLLDGHGEPGAPGTGALSVAVPEPSAEERLDRFRASFSPDAYRLAVRLSAIRPLSLPVIQLLRIATLPAAAPAVVAEVFLGGVLQPLPDGAPAAGLPSAVAGGPGEPLYDFAPGVRDLLASGLGTEQSIEVVEAVGRALEPYMGRLPDFAALLADPGGSARLSSAASAFAVLIGPALDRLYGGSRTAVPGGAEAPGTVAGPGRRPPSGSLRFTVFGPHLARLGDEPLAVGPPERRAVLAALLLHGRRSVSVLELPDAVWGEDAPESAPRTVSAHVSALSRVLAPFGCVVEEQPDGYRLRAGAGGAAVPLDLDTAERLHAEAKSAYASGDPAAARRLLIEACAPLDGTPLEGVPGPYAEAQRARLDEWRLLLVESRVDLDLALGEYGALLPRLGRLVSVHPLRERMRAQLMVALYRTGQVAEALAAYADVRRLLAEELGIEPGRELRSVQRSILQGLPADALRTGYHPALAPPVAPDEPSWPPAEGVCFAVLGPVRTWRSGVAQPSGSPQQRALLAALLLRQGRTATASELIDAVWGDDPPSQALAATRTYAARLRKALGSGVLVREAGGYALRFAPGSLDLNVAGDLAAEAERARTADDLPRARELLVRSLALWDSEPLASVPGPYAENQRARLHEWRLQLLETRIDLDLEQGAHAEAVPELTALTAAHPLRERLRELLMLALYRSGRQAEALAVYADTRRLLADELGVDPRPELFQLQQRILRGDGDLLLPPVGGSAGRPPSDTPRPAMLPAAIADFTGDARFLRQLSERLAGTGSGDAPAPPVLVLAGIGGVGKTCLAVQVAHETRGYFPDGQLYADLQGAGARATPPEEALGVFLRALGTPDSAIPDSLDERAALYRAVLDGRRVLVLLDNARDAAQVRPLLPGTAGCATLVTSRTRMAELAGAHLVDLDAMSPEAALRLFTRIVGEERVAEEREAALDVVAACGFLPLALRIAASRLAARRAWTISALAAGLADERRRLDELQMGDLAVKATFELGYGQLEPARARAFRLLSLADGPDISLAAAAALLALPEEGARELLESLVDTSLLESSEPGRYRYHDLVRLYARSCAERDERPPGEGESALSRLLDFYLATAVRVYAIERPGDRLIDHLERSAHPGLVLDGSDDALDWLYREAPCLLACAGQSSGPIRLRRAVDLLWAVQDLSESGAYSGLYTHTAHALLTAAQRAGDEHAEGRAALTVSRAGTVLGRFAEAEELAEHALRQASVSRDRAAVCRAEVLVGTIALQQGRLHEAERHCARAVDAFRADGDRTGEAAALVGLARVRLARGLVPGAVMLGRQAVAVHDEVGLPLRGANARYALGIALTQAGRHDEARTVLQQAQEVFRDHRRPLWEGMAFSRLAELELAAEHPRRAAAHAEQALAQLSRSGGDWRRGAVLVTLGRALHAMEQTDRARVCWQEALTLFEGHDTAETGKAEEVRGLLGSTAALSSASPLPGTSSLPGGNGEARGTG
- a CDS encoding DUF4232 domain-containing protein, producing MPLRRRNRSGRLVLTAVAAVSLSLAVTGCSSAKDDNGDSKSDASEASIGASPDGRAATGSGEETATATADGGATAPASATGVDGGVTPTSTATTGSPEKARAGRLCTTNDLNFTVGVETQAGGYYLITAKAKPGITCYLEGKPAAVAFGSALDSHATPAEQAVSATVKLSGATRAYAGVNPKTTNDNHGTQYEYLIVSAAHEDPDPISLKLPDTALVAKPVATNWHADRADAVPF